GGTCTTTGGTGAGATCTTTTTTATTCGTTTAATGATACGCTTGTAGTTATTGACCGACACTTCCTGCGGAAGCTTTCTGAATTGGTCATTAATGCCATCCATCAGAAAAATTGCCCGCGGACGTCCGCGCAACACCTCATCGATACGCGCAAGAATCCCAAACGAATTATCTCCGCCTATCCCCCTGTTCAGTACAGGATATCTTAAATCTGCAAGCAATTCCTGCCATTCTGCCCGTTCAGTAATACTGTTTCCCAAAAACACGATTGCTCCTTTAATGGTTGGACTTTGTTCGAAATAGGCCATTCGTTGTTGATAATACCAGTTGGCGTAACTGCTATCTATTTTAATCTCCTGAGCTGAGAGGGGCTGGGAAAATACCGATAGATATATTCCAATTAGGAAGCAACCTTGGAAAATACGATACACCTTAAAAAATTCCAATGATCTCATAATAGTTTTTGCTGTTTTAAATAATTGGCCCAGATCAAATAGCTGGCCTGCTTCAGATGTAAACCATCAATTGTTAGCTCAGCTTTTAGTTCCCCATTACCGTCCGCCAATATCGGCTGTAAGTCTACAAAACGAACTTGATGTGCCTTACACAATTCTTTCAACGCATTGTTCAGTAGCACGATCTTGTCATTCCGAACCTCTTCATAGATTTTTGGCAGTAAAGCTTCATTCACAGGCAGAATTCCCTGCACAAAAAGCGCTGTATTTGGCGACTGCTTTTTAACCTGC
The Sphingobacterium multivorum genome window above contains:
- a CDS encoding GDSL-type esterase/lipase family protein, whose amino-acid sequence is MRSLEFFKVYRIFQGCFLIGIYLSVFSQPLSAQEIKIDSSYANWYYQQRMAYFEQSPTIKGAIVFLGNSITERAEWQELLADLRYPVLNRGIGGDNSFGILARIDEVLRGRPRAIFLMDGINDQFRKLPQEVSVNNYKRIIKRIKKISPKTLIYLQSALPINEELTKEPYTKDRNVLVPILNEKLRQLAADENIPFVDLCPLFQDNEGKLNAVYSADGIHLIPSAYIKWVQLLKEKKYL